One Gadus morhua chromosome 13, gadMor3.0, whole genome shotgun sequence genomic window carries:
- the ppp1r15b gene encoding flocculation protein FLO11, which yields MSRAELSETRASAGLSPSGHRGASPREDKQDTPWTNAFSVVSRPALSLLHKYLPGLLHTRSLTDSVPDWVVEEDLNPGSEVPCLRSLGDLKQSPERVPPPGDAGRLLQPGGHGNLMWMTEESLSELGIKDRGDREHSKDFFRNRGPVLLNATSSAEAPGSLLQSDWRGHTWWGEFWGTDLSKLSLGRGEGLCAAHCSLPAVGTKATVAQTTALFVPFIWESMASENAGHSRNTQQAEDNGSLESPQPETLKCSEGPVQELSTKGANISTGSAAAFGEVAVLTPEQDNGYSSLEEGHVLCQLHTAGSAAELQVEGHTAIEEPETSEPAMGPSPTADRVEEEGAGEGEGTCDIGGSKEDGSGDTPPQDGSSAAADTISSPCCQNRAIAFIMGSPCSDEEDTADSLSGSEASDRDDGFDSEGSSEISESDSEDSNSDNGVDSEADRLWDSLCRPRDPYNLHHFTAPTTTAPLPVPSSGAAALSSDSSPDSSPDSSLARGPAPAGSLALSVSPPAAQQSDSWDDSTSASEAEDTEGLLSYFTSSSDPYSPWNFQAPVRTARPRPELLTAEGGRQETKESLKRPTRSAPQGAAASSPPRYRREEAEDRLDSGFSEPVAPPNPLVTSRSGGVYKKVRFCEEVEEFVTSSREEEDRRGQWEELARDRCRFWRRCLDVEQSIAYCLEPEHRSLVFQHRQAPPAEPPSSLEPEPRSLVYQHRQAPPAELSSLLVYQHRQAPPAEPEHRSLAYQYLQTPPAELTATTDDSNADT from the exons ATGTCCAGAGCCGAACTCTCCGAGACCCGGGCCTCGGCGGGTCTGTCCCCCAGCGGGCACCGAGGGGCTTCACCCCGTGAGGATAAGCAGGACACACCGTGGACTAACGCGTTCTCCGTGGTCTCAAGGCCCGCACTTTCTCTACTGCATAAGTATTTACCCGGGTTACTTCATACTCGCTCCCTGACGGACAGTGTTCCCGATTGGGTCGTCGAAGAAGACCTGAACCCGGGCTCAGAAGTCCCGTGTTTGAGAAGTTTGGGCGACCTAAAGCAGTCACCTGAGCGCGTTCCCCCGCCGGGCGACGCAGGGAGACTCCTCCAACCAGGAGGCCATGGTAACCTGATGTGGATGACGGAAGAATCGCTTTCAGAATTAGGAATTAAAGACCGTGGTGACAGAGAACATAGCAAGGATTTTTTCAGAAACCGCGGTCCTGTTTTGTTGAACGCAACATCCTCCGCGGAGGCGCCGGGCTCCCTGCTCCAGAGCGACTGGAGGGGTCACACCTGGTGGGGTGAGTTCTGGGGAACCGACCTGTCTAAACTGTCTCTGGGCCGAGGGGAGGGCCTGTGCGCCGCGCATTGTTCGCTCCCAGCGGTTGGTACAAAAGCCACAGTTGCCCAGACAACGGCTCTGTTTGTACCGTTCATTTGGGAGTCGATGGCAAGCGAAAATGCTGGACACTCACGCAATACACAGCAAGCGGAGGACAATGGGAGTCTCGAAAGCCCACAACCAGAAACTCTCAAGTGTTCAGAGGGCCCTGTGCAGGAGCTCAGCACCAAGGGAGCCAACATCAGCACAGGATCTGCCGCAGCGTTCGGTGAGGTGGCGGTTCTGACCCCTGAACAAGATAACGGTTATTCCAGTCTGGAAGAAGGTCATGTGTTATGCCAACTTCACACGGCTGGTTCAGCGGCAGAGCTTCAGGTAGAGGGCCACACAGCCATAGAGGAGCCGGAGACCTCTGAGCCCGCTATGGGGCCATCCCCAACAGCTGAcagggtggaggaagagggggcaggagaaggagaaggaacaTGTGACATTGGTGGCAGTAAAGAAGATGGTAGTGGGGATACGCCACCTCAGGATGGATCATCTGCAGCTGCCGATACGATAAGTTCCCCCTGCTGCCAGAACCGAGCCATCGCCTTCATCATGGGCAGTCCCTGTAGTGATGAAGAGGATACCGCTGACAGCCTGTCAGGCAGCGAGGCCAGTGACCGTGACGACGGCTTTGACAGCGAGGGTTCCTCTGAGATCTCAGAATCTGACAGCGAAGATTCAAATTCGGACAATGGAGTGGATTCGGAGGCGGACCGCTTGTGGGACTCTCTGTGCCGACCTCGGGACCCGTACAACCTCCACCACTTCACCGCCCCGACCACCACCGCGCCGTTGCCCGTCCCCTCCTCCGGCGCCGCCGCCCTCTCCTCAGACTCCTCCCCGGACTCCTCACCGGACTCGTCCCTGGCCCGGGGCCCGGCCCCCGCCGGCTCGCTGGCCCTCTCCGTGTCCCCGCCGGCGGCCCAGCAGTCCGACTCGTGGGACGACTCCACCTCGGCCAGCGAGGCGGAGGACACAGAGGGCCTGCTGAGctacttcacctcctcctcagacccctACAGCCCCTGGAACTTCCAGGCCCCTGTCAGAACGGCGCGGCCGCGGCCTGAGCTGCTGACAGCGGAGGGGGGCCGCCAGGAGACGAAGGAGTCCCTGAAGAGGCCTACTCGCTCGGCCCCCCAGGGGGCAGCCGCCTCATCGCCCCCCCGCTACCGCAGAGAGGAGGCCGAGGACCGCCTGGACAGCGGGTTCTCTGAACCCGTTGCACCCCCCAACCCGTTGGTCACGTCACGGAGTGGTGGGGTCTATAAGAAG GTCCGCTtctgtgaggaggtggaggagttcgTCACCAGCAGCCGCGAGGAGGAGGACCGGCGCGGCCAGTGGGAGGAGCTAGCCCGTGACCGCTGTCGCTTCTGGCGCCGCTGCCTGGACGTGGAGCAGAGCATCGCCTATTGCCTGGAGCCTGAACACCGCTCCCTGGTGTTCCAGCACCGTCAGGCTCCACCTGcagagcccccctcctcccttgaGCCTGAACCCCGATCCCTGGTGTACCAGCACCGTCAGGCACCACCTGCAGAGCTCAGCTCCCTCCTGGTCTACCAGCACCGTCAGGCACCACCTGCAGAGCCTGAACACCGCTCCCTGGCCTACCAGTACCTTCAGACACCACCTGCAGAGCTCACCGCAACCACGGACGACTCAAACGCTGACACTTAA